aTTCTTTAGCTGTCCTATCTGtttacccattcgccccatgtggcaagaatacgtgccatgcccactgtaatacatgtttatttattgtatttacacatagatggctctacaagttcttaatcaccaaatagccagttattagaaactacctatttcacctgttttcccttttctttcacacttagaaagggtcttttgtatcatttcattgtctaaaatattttaatgacaaattgataataataacatcaataacaatactaacagtatcaatagcaatgctataaattttcccgccaattcaaggaatggggaaatcaggatcggtaactagggcctactgatagactccttgccggctgagcacatgtggagccatctgtatgtaacaaaactgaCCAAAAACaataggggacagaacataaatccggggcgaatgggttaagattcCTTCCTAACTTGGATTAGGTGACATGTGAATGCAACACTTATTTATCATAATGTGCCAAAACATTGTCTTGCATATAAGCTGTAAATAGATGGAAgagcataaaaatatatgtattgatgcTTAATTTAAACAAAGCAGTAACAGTTTATTTTAAGACACTGAATTACTTTCATGAATCTCAATGAATTATCTCTGTTATctctgtaatatgatatatatacatatatgtcatcatTCAGCATTTTCCTTTTGTCATTCAATCTTTAGCAATGAGTGCGGGATGACCAGCTGGTTGCGAGGGTCACCCCTGCGCACGTCGCTGGGCCGGCGTCGTGCTCCGTCCCCTCTCCACGATGTTGACCCTGCGGCTGCGTTCCACTCATTCATTAAACACTGGCAGCAAACATGTGAAATCTTTGCCAGAACCCAGCTGAGGGGACAGGTAATTTACTGTTTGGGAGAGGAATGATCTGGGGCCTCTTTTggccattattgttatgattttattattgtttttttctgtggttgGCTTTATCTTGTGTATGCCGTATAGTCACCACTTAAAGTATATGAATGATAGATGATAAACTCATTTGATTTTTTAAACTGTTTTTTGTAGTTAATGAAGTTATTAAATACTTGATAATTCCAGATTCATTCTTGCATCTTGTCATTAATGGGTTACAGGCATGTGTTGATGACGTCACTGCTGTCATCAACCACCTTGCACAGATGGTCACACTTCTGCTGGTGGACTTACGGCAGATAATGGCTCACAACACACGTACTCAGAATGGTATTGGTcagaaaaataacaatggcaaCGAAGTGAAAAATACAACGCATTCTCCTGAAGGTAGTAAAGACTCTAACAACCAACATGCATCTTTGCCAGCAGAAAATCCTCCTCATACTCCAATCTTTGACCACTTCCTGGGGGAAGAAATTCTTGACAAAGTTCTCACTTGGAGCCTCAATACTGGGGAATTTGTGAATCCCCTCAAGTTGGAACAATTAAAGGTATGGACTTTACCTTGTGtcgtttaaaaaaaattaaattatttgATTGATTGAAGTGTTGGACTTCCCTCcagttttattttgtatataaaagtaatatcttatcactttgattataaatgttttttttttttttttttaattaacattaCAGGTTCATGAGCAATTACTTAGCCACTCAAGGCAAGAAATACTTGTGTACAAGCCCATCATCCGTCCGTTGCTCCGACTCTTGGCTGCGTGTGGAGGTTGTGTCCCAGTTGAAGTGGAGAAACGTTTGGTTGTGCTTCTAAATCAACTGTGTGTCTCACTTATGCATAATCACCAGCTTCTAGATTTCTTTTTCCAGTTCTCCAATGATCAAGGACCTACCAAGTTagtgcatatctatatcatattatcttcacatttttatattatgtacatCTTTGTTAGGAGTTGCACCTATGTTTTCCAATCACTGGATAATTTTTTCCTACCTTTTTCAGGTTCATGATCTTTTCACTATTACTGCCATTTGTTCATCGTGAAGGAGGCATTGGACAGCAGGCAAGAGATGCTCTGCTTCTCTGTATGGCTCTCTCTGCTTCACATACCTCTGTGGGCCAATATATTGCACAGCATTCTAATTTTTGTCCTGTAAGttcattacttttttatgtattactGGCAAGTATATTtgcaattatctttatttattaacatTTGTGAATATACAGTTAAAGTAGTCAATAATTTCTGTTCACAGGTTTTAGCTGCTGGTCTCAGTGGCCTCTATTCTACGTTACCACGTACTTTGACTATTGAGTCAGATGGTTGGCATCGCCTAAGTCCAGAGGACATAAGTGATATTTCTCAACTACAGTTGTTCCTGAATTCTCTAGAATTTTGCAATGCAGTTGTACAGGTTAGTTACCTTTTTGTATCTCAAAACTTCATTTATGTTATGTACAGTACCAGAAGTACACTTTATATACCTTTCCCTTTCAAaagagtttatttttgtttagtatattgttatattgatatatgataatgttTACTGATTAAATACAGTGTGATTAATGtctgttgatatttttatataacaATATCAGTGCACTTCATCATTTTTCATATAACTATTATTGGGAAAAAGTATACTGTCTTTCTCTTGAACTTATACAGGTTGCTCATCCGTTAGTAAGGGAACAGTTAGTGGAGTTCTTGTATCAAGGATTCCTTGTTCCTGTGTTGGGGCCTGCGCTACACCAGGTCAGTGATTTCTTGCACTTGATATACTTGATTTAAGCACCAGTAATTTGTATATGTTAGTCACCAGTAATGGCCTAGTGAGAGATAATTGGGgatacatttttattactttgcCATTTGTGATTCATGCTGCTTAAAAGTTTGTCATTCAagttaatatttgttttgttgtcatttgttttctttgttcgtaTGTGTTGCTTATGCTGGCAAGAGCAATACTTGGAAGTAGCCAGTATTACTTGAAGATGTGCAGATTGTTTGTAAAAGTCAAATGTTTTTTTATAAGTAGTCTACTGTTGGGATGTAAGGACATTTGCACCAAGGAAAGCATGCAAAATTAAttcatctagattttttttttctttcttttacagttGATAAAGTGTTCCCATAATTTTAAAAACTTGTGTATTATGTTTTTGgacctttccttcattttccatgCTTAGTTAAACCATTTCCGTTCCCTACTACTATTTGACATGTATTATGCGATTCAACCATGAAACCCATTCtttgttataaaaaaagaaatgtattcaAGATTCTTTTGTAGGCAAGGTGATAGGAATGTATTCCAAAGAATGCAGGGCAGAAAGTCTtgtactaaagaaaaaaaaaaaaaaaagcagttcaTTGGGCTGTAggattttgtcatttttatttgcctAAGAGTCTAGCATTTCAATTGTAAGGCAATATTTGTATTTGCTTTTAGTGATCAAAGTAAACTTGGCAATTGCTTGAGTTCTAGATTTGATGCAGGTTTTTCCTTGAAGTGCTTTTTGAAAATTTGTTATGGACTGTATAATAAATTGAGAAGGGTTCTTTTCTTTTGGCTTCTCTTTTCCATTAGAATGTATAGCCTTTTCTTGTCATCTCTAGAGTTACCTTAAGTGTTTGGGTCTTTTGTATGGGTAAATTAAAGCGGCATCTGTTCTTATTTGCTTCTTTGGGCCTTTCCACGACTTGGTACCAACTGTGGGCCTTCACAGGGTGGCGCAGTCAATGGGGATATCAGCGCTCACAACTCTCCTGTTTTTCTGGTCAGTATTTCTGGCTGCTAGTGTGCATGGTCTGTCACCTTGAACTAGGTTATAGTTTAAGGTACGCCTCTTTGTATAAGATGCTAATTTAAGCTTTAATTTTTAAGTTTTGATATTATACCCTCTGATTTGGGCTGATACAAAGGTCATCCCCACTAAGTGAGTAGAggttatatgattgtgtgtacacAAGTACataaaattgttttatttataagtaGTGAAAAGCATTTTCTCTGTGCATGAGGTTTAATGTTTTCATAGTCACAATCTTTTTGAAAAGCAGATGATTcttgatttatataattttatgtaaagGCATTCCCTGATAGCAGAAAAAAACTGTACTTTAGCTTAATGTTTATTTACAACAGTATCAGTGCTGTTAGGGCTCCCCATGCCCTCTTTTTTATAGCTCAAGGCAAAGTATACTCCTTTTATTGAGCTGAAAAAATGTGTCACATCATGATTTCCTGATAGCAGAATGACTATGTAAAAGttgaagtttattttttttatatagttagcTAATGAAAGAATATGGTTGTGAAATTATGCAGTCTAGTTAGGCAATTTCAGGCATTCTGTTGCTATGCATCTCTGTTCCTGTGTGTTAAATTTACAAACTTATGACGAAGGAACTGGAAagcattatctgtatatatgaatgcaactTTCCTGgattgtatgatgtatgatactTTGTAGAACACTGTCAGAACATGCAAAGCTTCAAGGCAATCTAAGGAAACTTTTGCCTTCCATTGAATGGTTAGGTGTCCACTGCATTTTCAAATTTTCCAGCCAAAAAAATGCTCAGATCTCTTTAGGTTGGTACTTAGCAACTCTTCTTGATGCTCCAACCACCACAGACTGTGAAATGCATTGATGCTGCATTGCACATGATAGTGAGAGGATGTGGGTTATTATTATGTCAACTAGCAAGAAAAGGCTTGTATTCTTGCCCAGAGGAGCCAGAAATGTAGATGAAGCAAGTATGTGAATTTAAGATAATATGCAAAATCCAACAATATACCTCAGAGTGAAACTCCATTCTATAAATACTAGTGCGTAGATTTCTCAGTATTTGTCTCTTAGATGAGTTTGTCTGCAACATCTAGGATCCCAGGGTATAGATTTATAGGATTGAACTTCACCTTTGTCTGAACTCTGAACCTGTAGATATTCTTAGAATAGCTGCTTTGCTCTTAGTTGTGCACCCACAGATATCCTTCACCAACATTTTAGACTCCCTTAGGGAATAAATTTGTGGTTTTCTTAAAGTGGTGTATCTGGCAGCTAGCATGATATATCCactctccatctttttccttgAGGCACCAATCTGGGGTGGTAGGAGTTTCAGGTGGAATAACCATGTCCCATTGTAATGAGATCTGAACATTTTGTAAGCTAGTAAACTTTTTGGGACACTCGGCCACACATAGGAAGATTCCAGCTGACTATCCTTGAGCACTCCATAAATTGTTAGATTGAAGATATGATGATTAACCCATTGCTGATGGGGTCTTGTAATGGGTtttattttgtgaaatatatttacataaatagctCTACAGGTACTCAGCTACAGTTAATAGGCTTACATGACCTGacctgattttctctttctttgagtGTTGGAGAAAAGTTCTTTAGCTGACACGATTCATATTgatgctgttactgttattattgccattatgattatcataatattaaaaatactaatggcaatataagataaagaaaagtatTTTCAGAAATCAAGGAGAATGGTAAGGACCAGACTCAggggtgactaagcacttgtagaagcATCTATGCGTACAGACAGTTAATAAAATGAACTCACAGGGAGCATAGCATGTATGTACCTGCCATGCCCTGCAGTAATGGGTTAAGATTTTGAGAGTAGGTCATAGTCTATAACCACCATTATTATGGTGcttattatttgcatttatgtatataacctTTTTTGGAAATGTAACTGAAATAATCAAGAATTGTCTGCATTAAGGTTTGATATATTTAAATGCTGTGTTAGTGTACACCATACCTAAAGATTTTtttagaaatacaaatatttaaaaagtgAGCAGTTATACATTTAGTGTATATTTGCAtcatgatacagatatatacaaaatttGCAATGGCAGTTATATTTTAAGAATTATTCTTTATTCAAAGATGAGATGGTCTGTATTTCTTTGTTAAGTTGTTCATATTTTGTGTGTGGCAGCATTCCTAGTTACCTTAACTGTCCCAGCTCTTCCTACCCACCCATGCTATCCAAGGCTGGACAGAAGCCTACCTAATGCTAATACTGTGTCAtcagatataaatgaaaagaggATACCTGACCCATCTTCTTCAGCTGACATGACTTTGTTCATGCTGACCTAATTCATCCTGCTCTTTAATATCCCCTCCTATTAACCAAGTTTGTCCTGCTCTAGCTAAGCCTTAACCTGACTAAACCCACCTCACTAACTCCAAAGCCCACTTATGTGCTGCATGGCCATTAATTTGGAATTAGAGTATGTcaaataatgatagttttaaaaTTTTCTGTATAGGAATTTAAGCATAAACTTTGATAAGAAACATTCTTTCCCCACAAATTCAGTTTATTTTTTGGTTAACTTTTTTGACTGATACTTGAGGCAAACATTGTACATGTAAGTTTATGTGAATAGTCATttcttttataaatgtttttaaaaagtaGTGTTactcattttatcatttttttgggACCAGTCTGTTGTTGGTGAAGTTGTTGCAGCCACTGCATACGTAGAGCTGTGTTTACGAACAGTAACCGAGCCAGAGCTGAGGAGGGTATTCCTGgccttcctcctcacttctcccaaAAATCCAGCCTTGGAACCTCCAATCATAACTATACTCATCTCAAGATTACACTCGCCAAATACAGTAAGtcttttgatttgtgtgtgtgcgtgtgtgagtgtgcgtgtgcgtgtgtgtgtgcgtgtgtgtgtgtgtgtacatatgtgtgtgtgtgtgcactttctaTATTGCCATTTCATTTTCAGTTGGGATTACATAAATTACTACTGAGAGCATTTGGATTGAAATATCTGAGAATTCTTGCCTATTTAGTTGATTATATGCATAGCATTAATggatttttgtttaatgtttttctcAAGggatttaataattattatctttttcagcAACTGTGCCTGGTTACTCTTAGTCTGTTTTGGACTTTAGTGGAACTGAACTGTGAAGACTTAATGATAGCACTTGTTTTCCAATATCTTACTCCTTGCACACATGTTATGCTGTCACAGAGGTCACGCCTTACACAACCCCCACACCCTGGAGCCCATGCATCGCATAGGCTTTTGCAACTCATGCCTGCTGTATGCCAGGTACTGTCCAGTTCAcctttaacccatttgccccagatttctgttctgttccctgtagttttttgtgaatgttgttacatacagatggctctacatgtgcttcAGTTGGCAAGGTCAtctcctcattccttgaattggcgggaaaatgtgattttctttttaatacagttgacatcgatactgttattattgttattgatgttatcattattaaattgttaCTGAAATCTCGATAACATATAAGACaacgaaataatgcaaaagaccctttccaaaagttgaggaaaagggtaaacaggtgaaatatgtAGGAccaataaccgactccttggtgactaagcagttgtagagccttctatgtgtaattacaataaataaacttgtattacattgggcatggcaagtattcttgccatatggggcaATTGGGTTAATCTTATAAGATTAAAGGTGAAGAATATATTAAATTGTCATACATTTTCACTTGATGATATCTTATAtatgaaagaagaataagaaaaaaaaaagtaatatgtaCTTGCTAAGATCTGTTTAGTCTCATTAGTAAATTAGTTTCCTATAGAATATGttcagagaaggaaagaaaagccagtttccattattaatttttttcttgttatgtttTGCAGGTTGAAACCCAGCCGAAGAAACCTGAGAGTGGAGACTCCTCTCAAACACCGCAAACATCACTATCACCTCAGCCATCACCAACGACTTTAACAGTGCCACAACATCATCGATCACTCTCTAACACATCATCTTGCTCATCAGAAAGTGACTCAGTCTTTGAACAGCAGACCCCGTATTCTGACTACCTACAAGATGCCCGTTCAAGAATAGAAGCAGGGACTATTGCCTGTGGCTGTTGGGTATGGAGGTATGATGGTCTTAGTCCTACTCCAACTCAAGCTATGGAGATGTTGGATGTGGCACGCGCTAACCCACCTGTATTATATTCTAAGCCACGTGCCCACTCTGACCCAGTACCAGTTCATTCTTCAGACTTGCCACAAGCAGAGGCCAAAGTTCGAAGTGTAAGTCTACCCTCAGCTATGGgtagtagagagaaaggggatagtaATGAAACAAGACCAGTGGTTAATGGTATatgtgataatcataacaatgatgcaaGAGGGGCACACCATGCAGCTGCAGCAGCAAGAGGTGTTGAGAGAGCTGCTGGGGttggaggtgaagaggagaaccTTGACTCTCTTGGAGAAAGCAGTGGATATGAAAGCTTCAACATTAGGGCATCTCGAGACTCCTCTCCTGCCCATAGTTCCCATGGCTCACCCAGAAACCGTGTAGTCCACCATGAGTCACCAAGTTTAGAAGAAGCATCTTCTCAGGGCTCACCAGGAGATAGAGGacccagagaaagaaaagggtctGTGTTGAGCTCAGAGGAAGATCAAGAATTCATGGATACACTACAGAGATCATCAACTCCCACTGAAATGACAGGCCTAGAAGAAACATTGTGTGAAATTGAGCAAGCATTCACTGCATTTAAGATTTTCGATGTGAGCTCATCAACATCATATAACAAAGTAAGTATTTTCTCTGTTAAGGTTACATATCAGTCAGTTTATTAACATTAGGACTTATGTTAAGGCTGATGCTGGGAGTGTGCACTGTgtaaagtatgttttttttttttttaatggcttcttaagtgcttagtcaccaaggagtcaattttcTTGAAGttcttatttttaatactattattattgataacttctgaaaaaaaataataatgacaatatgtgtgtgtgtatatatatatatatatatatatatatatatatatatatatgtattatatatatattatgtatatattatatatatatatattatatatatatattatatatatatatatattatatatatattatatatatatattatatatattatatatatattatatatatatatatattatatatatatatttatatttatattatatatatattatatatatattatatatattatatatattatatatatatatattatatatatatatatatatatatatatatatatatatatatatatatatatatatatatatatatatatatatatatatatatatatatatatatatatatatatatatatgtatattatatatatgtatattatatatatgtatattatatatatattatatatatgtattatatatatatattaaatatatgtattatatatatattatatatatattatatatatattatatatatatatatatatatatatatatatatatatatatatgacagtagtaatgatgataaaattaatattagtaataataataatacaaatataaacttcATGAAATGGGAGAAGCATGAGATCAAATAGGCCTAGTAATTGACTACTTCACAACTAAGCACTTGTGAAGCCGTCTATCTATatgtgaacaaaaaataaagatatgatattatatacaataaaaaaaaacatgtatataaatatatatatatatatatatatatatatatatatatatatatatatatatatatatatatatatatatatatatatacacctatatatatacctatatatatacctatatatatacctatatatatacctatatatatatatacctatatatatacctatatatatacctatatatatacctatatatatatatatatatatatatatatatatatatatatatatatatatatacctacatatatatatatatatatatatatatatatatatatatatatatatacacatatacatatacatatacatatatacacacacatacgtatatatatacacatacacacatacatatatatacacatacacacatacgtatatatatacacatacacacatacatacatacatacatacatacatacatacatacatacatacatacatacatacatacatacatacatacatacatacatacatacatacatacatacatataataggtacatacatacatacatacatacatacatacatacatacatatatatatatatgtctcttctcAAAACAAAACACTCATCCTTAATGCATTTGCAAAACCTCAGAGCATCATGatccaaatgaatatataaacctcAATGACAAGCACTCATGTACTATTACAAAGCAAAACACAATTTTTAATTGAACTAGTGTTACACAAAATACAATGTATGAACAATATTACTAACTTAACACCACTTTTGAAACAGTAAATATTACTCATATGAACAGGTATTGCCAAGAGTGGGATTGCAATACCagaattattatttcattcaaaCCCCCCATTCCTTTGCttcttgttgtcgtggggggggggggggggtaggagatggggactgaggcccaatgtagataTCCCctctaccttggtcctcagcccttgtgtcaactaattttgcatggtattttcttctcctcctttccttttcgttttcttcatccctttcttctgacaacttatcttatttattaactcatttttgccatttttgcTACAATACTTTATCTTAGTGCTCCCTACTCCcataactccttccccttctaacaacctttaccttacactataccccatcagctattttactttaccatagtgccattTGACCTTTGATGTCTTATAGCACtaccttacctgggggctttgccaTCCATTCCTCATGAATATGCTGCTAAATATCTTAAATGTTGatgtggcagaaaattttcaattaataaataaaatatttcataCAATCTGCTTCCATTCAACAAAAAAATAGGTGGGAGCCACAACAGTTTGATTGggtcagggagaggaggagccacAAAGGGATTAGGAGTTTTAGGGTGGGATGGTGGGCATTGCTTGAAGGGAACTTGCGAAGCAGTATCAGATTTATTAGTTGACACTATATTTGTCTAATGTACATTAAAAATTACAGACAAAAGGCCCTTTGGTTTTTAATCCTAAAAAAACTGCAAATCCTCAGCTGATTCTTGCTCCTCTCTGTTGTAATGGACAGTAAGTTTTGTCTTCATTGTTTGGAGAGATTGATTTTGCACACCAAGGAAGATGTATAGCAAGCCTCCCTAACATCTTGCCAGTTACTTGTGTTTTCAACTAGATCTGTCCTTAACATATCAGGCTAAGTTGAT
This sequence is a window from Penaeus chinensis breed Huanghai No. 1 chromosome 10, ASM1920278v2, whole genome shotgun sequence. Protein-coding genes within it:
- the LOC125029649 gene encoding FHF complex subunit HOOK interacting protein 1B-like isoform X2 — protein: MTSWLRGSPLRTSLGRRRAPSPLHDVDPAAAFHSFIKHWQQTCEIFARTQLRGQACVDDVTAVINHLAQMVTLLLVDLRQIMAHNTRTQNGIGQKNNNGNEVKNTTHSPEGSKDSNNQHASLPAENPPHTPIFDHFLGEEILDKVLTWSLNTGEFVNPLKLEQLKVHEQLLSHSRQEILVYKPIIRPLLRLLAACGGCVPVEVEKRLVVLLNQLCVSLMHNHQLLDFFFQFSNDQGPTKFMIFSLLLPFVHREGGIGQQARDALLLCMALSASHTSVGQYIAQHSNFCPVLAAGLSGLYSTLPRTLTIESDGWHRLSPEDISDISQLQLFLNSLEFCNAVVQVAHPLVREQLVEFLYQGFLVPVLGPALHQGGAVNGDISAHNSPVFLSVVGEVVAATAYVELCLRTVTEPELRRVFLAFLLTSPKNPALEPPIITILISRLHSPNTQLCLVTLSLFWTLVELNCEDLMIALVFQYLTPCTHVMLSQRSRLTQPPHPGAHASHRLLQLMPAVCQVETQPKKPESGDSSQTPQTSLSPQPSPTTLTVPQHHRSLSNTSSCSSESDSVFEQQTPYSDYLQDARSRIEAGTIACGCWVWRYDGLSPTPTQAMEMLDVARANPPVLYSKPRAHSDPVPVHSSDLPQAEAKVRSVSLPSAMGSREKGDSNETRPVVNGICDNHNNDARGAHHAAAAARGVERAAGVGGEEENLDSLGESSGYESFNIRASRDSSPAHSSHGSPRNRVVHHESPSLEEASSQGSPGDRGPRERKGSVLSSEEDQEFMDTLQRSSTPTEMTGLEETLCEIEQAFTAFKIFDVSSSTSYNKVFRLEMTSDEADWDNQPWQSHESSPPEAMEKVSLTEPSQSRPTIGPFLEALMLRIDQMLTSSIHVNLLVTTVVSRLAAYPTPLLASLLLDSSIVFQPSVRSLVQVLSGLKQKIDAALLPEEASLLVEARTWFITRLIIPRFNPSRPRTPSTASSPDTSLIRGEGKRRSLSQTMNALFRRNTPEQQPSIKESPLEILDDRSGCRYVKRASVSTVDSSTSTGTAGQKRHAARCAVLVRDWLLELSALAQEHTVAVPSIEFRFPSS
- the LOC125029649 gene encoding FHF complex subunit HOOK interacting protein 1B-like isoform X3 yields the protein MENDDNECGMTSWLRGSPLRTSLGRRRAPSPLHDVDPAAAFHSFIKHWQQTCEIFARTQLRGQACVDDVTAVINHLAQMVTLLLVDLRQIMAHNTRTQNGIGQKNNNGNEVKNTTHSPEGSKDSNNQHASLPAENPPHTPIFDHFLGEEILDKVLTWSLNTGEFVNPLKLEQLKVHEQLLSHSRQEILVYKPIIRPLLRLLAACGGCVPVEVEKRLVVLLNQLCVSLMHNHQLLDFFFQFSNDQGPTKFMIFSLLLPFVHREGGIGQQARDALLLCMALSASHTSVGQYIAQHSNFCPVLAAGLSGLYSTLPRTLTIESDGWHRLSPEDISDISQLQLFLNSLEFCNAVVQVAHPLVREQLVEFLYQGFLVPVLGPALHQSVVGEVVAATAYVELCLRTVTEPELRRVFLAFLLTSPKNPALEPPIITILISRLHSPNTQLCLVTLSLFWTLVELNCEDLMIALVFQYLTPCTHVMLSQRSRLTQPPHPGAHASHRLLQLMPAVCQVETQPKKPESGDSSQTPQTSLSPQPSPTTLTVPQHHRSLSNTSSCSSESDSVFEQQTPYSDYLQDARSRIEAGTIACGCWVWRYDGLSPTPTQAMEMLDVARANPPVLYSKPRAHSDPVPVHSSDLPQAEAKVRSVSLPSAMGSREKGDSNETRPVVNGICDNHNNDARGAHHAAAAARGVERAAGVGGEEENLDSLGESSGYESFNIRASRDSSPAHSSHGSPRNRVVHHESPSLEEASSQGSPGDRGPRERKGSVLSSEEDQEFMDTLQRSSTPTEMTGLEETLCEIEQAFTAFKIFDVSSSTSYNKVFRLEMTSDEADWDNQPWQSHESSPPEAMEKVSLTEPSQSRPTIGPFLEALMLRIDQMLTSSIHVNLLVTTVVSRLAAYPTPLLASLLLDSSIVFQPSVRSLVQVLSGLKQKIDAALLPEEASLLVEARTWFITRLIIPRFNPSRPRTPSTASSPDTSLIRGEGKRRSLSQTMNALFRRNTPEQQPSIKESPLEILDDRSGCRYVKRASVSTVDSSTSTGTAGQKRHAARCAVLVRDWLLELSALAQEHTVAVPSIEFRFPSS
- the LOC125029649 gene encoding FHIP family protein GG24907-like isoform X5; this encodes MENDDNECGMTSWLRGSPLRTSLGRRRAPSPLHDVDPAAAFHSFIKHWQQTCEIFARTQLRGQACVDDVTAVINHLAQMVTLLLVDLRQIMAHNTRTQNENPPHTPIFDHFLGEEILDKVLTWSLNTGEFVNPLKLEQLKVHEQLLSHSRQEILVYKPIIRPLLRLLAACGGCVPVEVEKRLVVLLNQLCVSLMHNHQLLDFFFQFSNDQGPTKFMIFSLLLPFVHREGGIGQQARDALLLCMALSASHTSVGQYIAQHSNFCPVLAAGLSGLYSTLPRTLTIESDGWHRLSPEDISDISQLQLFLNSLEFCNAVVQVAHPLVREQLVEFLYQGFLVPVLGPALHQGGAVNGDISAHNSPVFLSVVGEVVAATAYVELCLRTVTEPELRRVFLAFLLTSPKNPALEPPIITILISRLHSPNTQLCLVTLSLFWTLVELNCEDLMIALVFQYLTPCTHVMLSQRSRLTQPPHPGAHASHRLLQLMPAVCQVETQPKKPESGDSSQTPQTSLSPQPSPTTLTVPQHHRSLSNTSSCSSESDSVFEQQTPYSDYLQDARSRIEAGTIACGCWVWRYDGLSPTPTQAMEMLDVARANPPVLYSKPRAHSDPVPVHSSDLPQAEAKVRSVSLPSAMGSREKGDSNETRPVVNGICDNHNNDARGAHHAAAAARGVERAAGVGGEEENLDSLGESSGYESFNIRASRDSSPAHSSHGSPRNRVVHHESPSLEEASSQGSPGDRGPRERKGSVLSSEEDQEFMDTLQRSSTPTEMTGLEETLCEIEQAFTAFKIFDVSSSTSYNKVFRLEMTSDEADWDNQPWQSHESSPPEAMEKVSLTEPSQSRPTIGPFLEALMLRIDQMLTSSIHVNLLVTTVVSRLAAYPTPLLASLLLDSSIVFQPSVRSLVQVLSGLKQKIDAALLPEEASLLVEARTWFITRLIIPRFNPSRPRTPSTASSPDTSLIRGEGKRRSLSQTMNALFRRNTPEQQPSIKESPLEILDDRSGCRYVKRASVSTVDSSTSTGTAGQKRHAARCAVLVRDWLLELSALAQEHTVAVPSIEFRFPSS